DNA sequence from the Coffea eugenioides isolate CCC68of chromosome 9, Ceug_1.0, whole genome shotgun sequence genome:
TAATTTTACTCTTGTAGTCAACATACTCGATGGAGCGACTTCGGGAATTGTAAATAAAGCTTTTCTCCTACTCTTTGTTAGGGACTGGCAAGCAGCCTTGTTGTATGTTGGGTTGAAAAAGAAGCAAATAGAAACGAGAAGAATAGAATAGAAAGCTAGGAATCCTGATGATGAAATAGAAGGTCAAGAAACTTAAACAAAATCCTCATCAAATTTTAAGGGTAAACTCAAAAACATATGCAAATCCTGCAGAGCATTATAAATTCTTTCTGAGTCAAGCTGTGAAGATGAGTAAGAAACATACTGTATCAGGGCGCATGAACAAGCTATTCCATGATCGTGTATTTCCACTAGCCTCAGATGTCTTCCTCTCCTCCACCTTCTGTTGCTTAAAGGTTTTTGCAGACTGTTGAGTCAACACATTGGTCCTACAACACAAGAACAGTAGAAGTGTGGCTCTTGTCAATCAGACAGCTTCTAAACAAGTACACAGGATACATTATTGATATTTAAACCTTCACATCGACGTAATTTTCCCTGTATGcatttcaaaaaagaaaaaagaaaaggaagaccAACAATCTCTGCAGAATAgaaaaatctaaaaatttaaCGGGGAAAAAAACTTACTTTTGTTTCCAGGAAGAACTGTTTTGTTTTGCCACCATAACATGCAGTAATCTTCCTTGGAAAATGGAACTATCCAGTTCTTCTAGTGCCCTAAAGAAATCTAGAAATTAGCTGCTTGAATTTTCAGATGCACATACGATGAATACAAATTTACACGACTTTATGCAATAGAATTACAAATGACATGCtctcaaaataaataaaatatgccAAGGAAAGACGGAAAAAAGAACCCTAACATGCTATAGAACTCCTTGGGAGAAGAAAATTTCATTGTTAATATAGTGACAAAAATAAAGTGAATGATGCAAAATATGAATCAGATCTAGATATTGAATTTGCATCACTAATACATGTAAGAAATGATTTATTCAAACAAAAAATCTAGCTTAAATCTTCAAGCACAATCCAATCCAATCGAATGAGGTAAAACTCAGATTTCGCACCTTGATGGTGCAAAATACTTTGCAATTTGAAGTCTAATGGAAACTAATACCAGcaaattttcataaaaaaagCATATTTCTGACTGTTTCTCGATACAGTACCTAGAAGCAGATTCTGGAAGCGCATATAGAACATAAGCAATCCCCTTGGACCGTTTCGTATCTTTATCCACAACAATATGGACTTGCAAGAcaattccaaattttccaaagtGCTCTTCAAGTTCCTCTTCTCTAAAGTCATTATCAGAAGTCAAAAGATAAGAATGTCACAAATTGGAAAGACCGTGGTTATTGCCATTCTGGCAACTTACGTTATTATGGTATGATTTTAAGAAGAAGAATGTTCAGTACTTACGTGGTAGTATATGGCAAATTACGGACAAATAGACGGCCACTCTCCAGAACTTCTTTTGGATCTTCCACAGTTGATGATGGTCCTTCAGTCTCAATCAGTTCATCAACAGGTTCTTCACCATCTCCATCTTTGTCATTTTCTTGTTGgacatcttcttcatcttcatcttcaatatcCATTTCATCTTTGGTTTGCCTCTGAGAATCACTGTTACCATTTTCGATATCTCCTTCCTCATAACTATCCTCATTTTCTCCATCTTCACCTTCTGAATCTGACCACTCTTTCTTTACTCGACTTCTGAAATAATCCATATCAGATATAACATCATCGTGAACTGGATTTTGTGGTTTATCTGCATCTAGAGTCTCAGATGACCTATTTTCCTCTTCATCACTTTCATTTAACTTTGATTTCTGGTCACCTTTTCTCACTTCACTTTGCTTATCTCCAATCATTTTTCTTTGATCTGTTGAGGTAGCAGTTAGGCTATCATTAGCCCACAACTTTGACTTACTTCGTGGCTGCATGACGTCAAGGAATTCCTGAAGCTGAGGATCGTCATTGCCATCATCCTtcttattcttttcctttttcttcttctcttttgaGTTTGCAATCTTTGAACTATTTGAACCAGGCACTTCCTTTCCCTCCTCTGATGatttctcttgtttcttcaatGAGTGCCTACTCCAAGGACGTGGAATATTTGGATCTCCAACTTTCCTGGCAATCTGGCCAAATGTAGATGAATTTACtctcagaaaaagaaaaaaatcaatgaCAAAATCTTTCCAAGTGAAATGAACTTTGTCTACAATTGTAGTAACAGGTACTAtaacaaataaaatacaaatgaGGTACTAATGTCTAAGACAATCAACTGATGTCATCCTTCAAGCATTTAAGCTAAACTCTTTATTCTTCAATATTTTCGTTATATACTAAAACTATTATTAAAAGAGCAAGGAACTTGCCATTGCCAGGAACCTATAGCAATACAAAAAAGACCATTTCCAACTCATTTGGAAAGATCATTCTTTGCTCACTTTAAACTTTCAGGAATTCACTACTATAAGAGAACTTCAAAACTTGCAAAAGGTGACTGTACTAACTTAATCATGCTTACaacaaatttattttgtaagaATAGTTTAACTTCAAACCTTGCCAAATCAAACATACTAACTTCTAAAATCATCAATCTTCAAAAACTCATCCATGTTAGCATATTTCTTCAAACACAGTTAATAAAAGTTCAGAATTGCTACCAAAAATACCAAATAGAGAAACTGACCAAGAAATGAATAGAAAGGGTAAAAAAGAATCACACCTCGCAAGTAATTCTACAAGTATCCATGAAAGACCTATGGAAAAACTTGATAGCTTCCTCTGCTTCTTGCTCCGTTCGAAATCCTAAAAACCCAAACTGCCTACTCTTCCCATCCctgctcaaaacataaaaaaacATACCAAGcaaaaaaacttcaaaaaaaaaccCCGCGAAAATTCAACAATGACATCCTCATATtgcataaaataattaatatcaAAAATTAATAACCAACAAACGCAAAAAAATGTATACTTGGTACGCATGAGCTTGGCATCAGTAACTTCACCCTTTTGGGAGAAGAATTCTCTGAGACGATCTTCACCAACGTACTTCGGCAAATTCTTCACACATATTCGAGACCTTTTCCATAAATGCACAAGCAATTAGTACAACAGTTGCAACTTAACTTccaatagaaaaaaaaaagctagaATTAAATGATGGAGACTTACATTGCTTTGAATTTCCTGTTAGAATCAGCTCTATGCGTATGAAAGAGAAGAAGGGTGAGAAAATGAAGTTACTGGGATTCTGAATTTTGAGGGTTTTGAGGTTTTTCTCCACAGGAGAGAAAATGTGGCCGGTGGCGGCGAAGTCCTGAGCGGCGCCGAAGCTGCGGCAGGGTGACGAAAGAAAGCACGAAAGTAAGAGTTAGTTTATCTTTTGGGTTAATTACACTAAAACCCCTTATGTTTATAGTTAATTAGTTACCCCCTCAACAGCCTAAacaactactttttttttttcaacatgaGCAGTATCCTAATTTTGCTAGACTAATCTCCCCGCTTGTGAGCTCTAATTTAAACTTTACAAGGTTGTGATTGGTAACACCCCTAGTTGGCAACAAAGATTAtagtctttctttttttgtattTCCCCCTCCTATTGGATTGCTATTGTCTTgggtttttgtagaaaaatatagtataacgatttgatatatatgagataaaaaaattgaaaaatgaattcacgaaaaatgtaaaaaaattttagaaaaataaaacaatccaaataaaatttaaatttggatcTCGACATAGATACTGATAAGTGACTATTTTGAGATATATTATAATGactttttatgttattttcagTCATTTTTGCAATGCTATAAGAAGGAAATGGATTATGTTGGctataattaatttaaaatgCTCTTAAGTGTTTAAATGAGGTTTATGTTCctttttacttgcattttgtcCATAATTTTTTATAGAAGTTGGAAACAAACTTCATTTGGAAAAAGGAAAGTGACAGTTTTGAtatattttcgtatttcggctataacttgagttataatgATCAAATTGATATAATTTTTGAACCATTTCGAAGATAATAGATAGATCTACAATTCCTATGAAAACATCGAAATGCAGTTTAAAGGAGTTTTACATTAAAAAATCGAATTACAGTAGCTAACTTCTATGGTCGAAACTGAAATAAGGTATTGAGCAGTTAAGGGTATTTCAATTATATTGTagcctacacaaatccaaatgaggtgattcttaatgcattggaaagctaactcagaAGGGTACGAGtgttatgttttggtcaagagttaatttgtgagaacccgtaattttttttttcatttttaggttttattcgggttaatggcttgttttttacattttctttattagaaaaattttctagataatttttatgagtagatatagtttttaaatgatttttctagtatcgaataggttttgagaaattaagaacgtataccggatgtgggacccactagggcgaaaagttcgaaaaaattcggtcagttaggttaagttttggatactggatttaatttatcgggtgttaagagataagtagatgttgcaatttggattggtgtgagaggaaacaaagtgatagacatgcattaaataaagtgacaagtgtcacttgccTATTGGATTAACTTGTATAactactattccatgttttaccatttgattaaataaatcaaaaacttaccaaaaattccccattttcttcttcctcttggccggctacttcaaggaaaaaagaaagaaaagctctccaagttttgcttcaatcttgatccaatctaccaaatcaaccattgaatcttgtttttgctccatagaaaaccttaagtgagtgatagtgaggtgttttgtgaagttgtttggaaagctaaggtgactagttgctctctctcttgtgttgctaaggtaagttgtgaaggaccTCTCTCATCCCTCTAAAgatgcttaattcatgattggtggtaatATAAGATGCACTtgtatggattatatcttgatttttggatgaattggtgaagttttgtaattattgggaatttttctgttttcatatgaatatgattatgtggtcatgtatgatgattggaaatgatatttaaagaagttagaaggtggaaaaagtgattaattgcaagcaatttctgttttggaagaaatttggaaagttagggttttatgattgtacattctgcccggcacagtagctcatagttagaggccgaattggccttagtcaaaacatgaaagttgtagggaatgatattttagagatgcttgcaaaatttcaggtcaatcggaatagcgtagcttgagaaaagccggaattacccttgctgccctggttttacccgaatttgatagttgcgtctctaattggttattttggttggaaatgcttccgaattggttgttgaggtcttctgatgaaatgtaaccttgtatcttagctttcggatggctttggaatttctggatttggacttaggtaacctgatttatgatgtttgcaccagaatgcgttctgtgaacctatttttgcggttctggtgtagtatcttgcatttttgacctagttacactcgaaactgggctgagtgaccttctgtaatattatagccctatctcttagcttcaaaacgatgggtcttgtaccttcatccgataatcgtagtgccattggtaccaaaactgcaaaatgatatcaaaaactgtttttttcgggttaacgcttaattccatttccggatttttctggtttcctctaatgcttatgtatgcttatggaatccTATTTTGGTCGTATTTGGCactggtttatgactcgttatcgagtctcattgtacttgtttgcatattttagggcgtgacggtggttcacgacgctcctttgacggaggtgcatgaaatatcattttcaagcttggtgagtgtactactcacttgtgtgttactatatggctttgatacttgaacttgatgagttaaatgtttattgcaccatcgatattgattgaagtgagggtgtactttatcactctcacttatttctcatgttattggaatgttacatggaatgttacatgaaatgaaaagtacatgacttggtgtcatttggacgagtatccaacgaccatgattgttaccattgagctcaaccccattggtagttgattgaatcgagccggcaagggtttgtcGTGACAAttaagtaaagtggagtctacggttggttacttttaaacattgacggaaagtcaatgaggtccgatcaagaatgcaaacgaggaaaagggctcttgagagccgcccgtatcctttgatcaccaccattaatgtgtgcctttatttacttttgatgtattgaaatgaaaagtttaatgcttatatgaacttttgcttgagtggtattatctcactgggcgtaagctcaccctattccttttgttttccttacaggaaaataaatacttttggactgcaattgatagttggttgccgaattgagctagttggacatatcttttgtatagctcattgattgaaaccctaaatgtacttttgggtccatttcccttttgatttggcaaaccgtacttgtatccacttttgaatcactttggtatgccactttggattgtatctgctaaatttcaacatgtaaatatttgcttgatgtttggttgggttttgacgtgtcggttactattcatggccgacttcggtttcgttttttattttgacatttggcttgtttacgcgcgtttgtatgtcccgaaacgtattagatcgctctaaactgaaccgttagtcctggcgagagttgggcaggcattccgctaacccctttggttcgccttaggggaaagtggggctgtcacaggtggtatcagagcttaggtttgaattggcctgggtGTATTAgaaatgcttgatttgaggatTATTTTGATTACGTCCTTTAAGATTATTATacttatttcttcttttggtgtaggatggacggtcAGGGTGAGCCTAGTAGTCCCCCAACTGAGCGAGCGCCCCCGTGGGGTGCTTCCGGTGATTTGTACCAGATCCGGCCCAGAGGGGCCGTTGTGCATTGGAGCCCGGCTAACCACCTCCGACGTTGTGAGTGTCAACATAAGTACGCTTACCCTAACGCTCTGGTGTTGGCCGTAGCCGAGAAGCGTAAGGAGTTAGCCGTCGACAAGGCTAGGCTTGAGGCCGAGGTGACACAGCTTACGGTGGCCAACGAGAAACAGGCCGAGCGCATTAAGGGTTTGGAGTACGACGTGCTAGAGGtagaggatagggttgatgacctctgTACTCAACTTAGGGAGACCCGTGAGCGTGAGACTAAGCGCGCTCgcaaggtgaaggttcgagccGCATCGATCCTAAATCTCTGCGCGGACGTGGTCGAGGGCGTGAGTGACGATGACTCATGTGCGGGGcccgaggctggggttggatctaCCCCGTCGGCTGGGTCTACTAGCTCTTCGTCGGACTAGGTCACGACTTCTAGAGTTTTTGGGGATAGTTTTGTTTGTATATAGGGTGGATTGGGAGAAAAGCCTTAactaatcgttttgtacgtttgggttagttacgtgtatatttcttttgatgggCTTTTCCCTCgtggattgtccatgtttgtacttgacttgattggttgtttat
Encoded proteins:
- the LOC113781978 gene encoding multiple RNA-binding domain-containing protein 1 — its product is MSRICVKNLPKYVGEDRLREFFSQKGEVTDAKLMRTKDGKSRQFGFLGFRTEQEAEEAIKFFHRSFMDTCRITCEIARKVGDPNIPRPWSRHSLKKQEKSSEEGKEVPGSNSSKIANSKEKKKKEKNKKDDGNDDPQLQEFLDVMQPRSKSKLWANDSLTATSTDQRKMIGDKQSEVRKGDQKSKLNESDEEENRSSETLDADKPQNPVHDDVISDMDYFRSRVKKEWSDSEGEDGENEDSYEEGDIENGNSDSQRQTKDEMDIEDEDEEDVQQENDKDGDGEEPVDELIETEGPSSTVEDPKEVLESGRLFVRNLPYTTTEEELEEHFGKFGIVLQVHIVVDKDTKRSKGIAYVLYALPESASRALEELDSSIFQGRLLHVMVAKQNSSSWKQKTNVLTQQSAKTFKQQKVEERKTSEASGNTRSWNSLFMRPDTVVENIARKFGVSKSDLLDKEADDLAVRIALGETQVIAETKKALANAGVNVASLEDFASGKTDGIKRSNHVILVKNLPYGSSEGELANMFGKYGSLDKIILPPSKTLALVVFLEAAEARAAFRGLAYKRYKDAPLYLEWAPANILSQNASSSDGSDDNVVGEHDVKKVLLEQQRGITDADVDPDRVESRSLYVKNLNFKTSDESLKTHFIGHLKEGRVQSVRVKKHVKNGKNVSMGFGFIEFDSMDTAMNVCRDLQGTVLDGHALILQLCHAKKDEQVPKIGENDRSSTKLIVRNVAFEATEKDLKQLFSPFGQIKHLRLPMRFGKHRGFAFVEYVTKQETKNALQALSNTHLYGRHLVLERAKEGESLEELRARTAAQYTDGQSSTKLSKKRKHMAVLDEGSLRFERIAD